A part of Desulfomicrobium baculatum DSM 4028 genomic DNA contains:
- a CDS encoding penicillin-binding protein activator: MKIGPLYSCILVLALILGASSCAKKIVYSTPGAKPASALPGHKAADPQKALQRYTKYLETTGVGDPGRSDAWRNTVDSAVQLGEFELAEKNLQAWQAENKTATSSWDWNQANAQLLLARKGKDAYVSYLLDLAGRTDLDWTTRDAAGMELVDHFWAIPEYGLAFETMGFLYKATPDDATRGALETEALRRAESLQADELRTVLDSALGADPGAYPWSMVVWARSMKLLTQDKDNWTSVWPSLSTIVRSGGLANKDFFAGHLRALEQQMGVVKQNLVLLLPLSGPYAQVGWKIAKGADTAWRESRAQTEAPAIKLINTESPTFLEELRAVSGVPIIGGPLRKEIWSQIRLAGLHRTSRFLTFMPSVEDEGVEAWRFFSTPADQVRAVIRGCERLGVTSYAILHPQDRFGTAMADIFQEQARILGARVSTVRGYDIENPPTWGKAVAALLGASGAKDTLNPDPPFQAVFLPDSLFRVQQLAPLFHYYEETRLLFLGPQLWGQSLSEANLETQYFDLTFFPGAWGADISTQSAQSLKRGMQEGDGEEADMWAALGYDFVRFTALLGGGQSSAEAFNQALAEAASRMPWSLAPMHWDGGQASQDLFLFQPERSGMIQADLEKIRKAREQRQIRRDERRIQLQNKKKQG; this comes from the coding sequence ATGAAAATCGGACCTCTTTACTCCTGCATCCTCGTGTTGGCCCTGATTCTCGGCGCCTCCTCCTGCGCCAAAAAAATCGTGTATTCCACTCCAGGCGCAAAACCCGCCTCCGCCCTGCCCGGGCACAAGGCGGCGGACCCGCAAAAAGCGCTCCAGCGCTACACCAAGTATCTGGAGACAACCGGAGTGGGCGATCCCGGCCGCAGCGATGCCTGGCGTAATACCGTCGACAGCGCGGTACAGCTCGGGGAATTCGAGCTGGCGGAAAAGAACCTGCAGGCCTGGCAGGCCGAAAACAAAACCGCCACGTCCTCCTGGGACTGGAACCAGGCCAACGCCCAGCTTCTCCTGGCCCGCAAGGGCAAGGACGCCTACGTCAGCTACCTGCTCGACCTTGCCGGTCGCACCGACCTTGATTGGACCACGCGCGATGCGGCCGGAATGGAGCTCGTCGATCATTTCTGGGCCATCCCCGAATACGGGCTGGCCTTCGAGACCATGGGTTTCCTCTACAAGGCCACCCCCGACGACGCGACCCGGGGCGCGCTGGAAACAGAAGCCCTGCGCCGGGCCGAATCCCTGCAGGCCGACGAGCTGCGCACCGTCCTGGACAGCGCCCTGGGCGCCGATCCGGGCGCCTATCCCTGGTCCATGGTGGTCTGGGCGCGGAGCATGAAGCTTCTGACCCAGGACAAGGACAACTGGACGTCTGTCTGGCCCAGCCTCTCCACCATCGTGCGCAGCGGAGGGCTCGCCAACAAGGATTTCTTTGCCGGCCACTTGCGCGCCCTGGAACAGCAGATGGGCGTGGTCAAGCAGAACCTGGTCCTGCTCCTGCCACTTTCCGGCCCGTACGCGCAGGTGGGCTGGAAGATCGCCAAGGGCGCCGACACCGCCTGGCGGGAGAGCCGGGCCCAGACCGAGGCGCCGGCGATAAAGCTCATCAACACCGAGTCCCCGACCTTTCTGGAAGAATTGCGCGCCGTGAGCGGCGTGCCCATCATCGGCGGTCCGCTGCGCAAGGAAATATGGAGCCAGATCCGACTGGCGGGCCTGCACCGCACATCCAGATTCCTGACCTTCATGCCCAGCGTCGAAGACGAGGGCGTGGAGGCATGGCGCTTCTTCAGCACCCCCGCGGATCAGGTCCGGGCCGTCATTCGGGGCTGCGAACGCCTGGGGGTCACGTCGTACGCGATCCTGCACCCCCAGGACCGATTCGGCACGGCCATGGCCGACATCTTTCAGGAACAGGCCAGAATTCTGGGCGCGCGCGTCTCCACGGTCCGGGGCTACGACATCGAAAATCCGCCAACCTGGGGCAAAGCCGTGGCGGCCCTCTTGGGAGCCAGCGGAGCCAAGGACACCCTGAACCCAGACCCTCCCTTTCAGGCGGTTTTCCTGCCCGATTCCCTCTTCCGGGTGCAGCAGCTGGCCCCGCTTTTCCATTATTATGAAGAGACGCGGCTCCTTTTTCTCGGGCCGCAGCTCTGGGGACAGAGCCTGTCCGAGGCCAATCTGGAAACGCAATACTTTGACCTGACGTTCTTTCCCGGAGCCTGGGGAGCCGACATCTCCACCCAGAGCGCGCAGAGCCTGAAGCGCGGCATGCAGGAAGGCGACGGGGAAGAAGCGGACATGTGGGCGGCGCTTGGCTACGATTTCGTGCGTTTCACCGCTCTTCTCGGAGGCGGCCAAAGTTCGGCCGAGGCCTTCAACCAGGCCCTGGCCGAAGCCGCCAGCCGCATGCCCTGGTCTTTGGCCCCCATGCACTGGGACGGGGGCCAAGCCTCGCAGGATCTGTTCCTGTTCCAGCCGGAACGCTCGGGCATGATCCAGGCGGACCTGGAAAAAATCCGCAAGGCCCGGGAACAAAGGCAGATTCGTCGCGACGAGCGCCGAATCCAACTTCAAAACAAGAAGAAGCAAGGATGA
- the gatC gene encoding Asp-tRNA(Asn)/Glu-tRNA(Gln) amidotransferase subunit GatC, producing MKISPEKALAIATLARLEVSPELAASLGAQMDDILGYMDKLNELDTASVEPMYTTVEQPGFLREDEVAKEFGRAQILLNAPESDGEYFIVPRIV from the coding sequence ATGAAAATAAGCCCTGAAAAAGCACTGGCCATCGCCACCCTCGCACGGCTCGAGGTCAGCCCGGAGCTGGCCGCCAGCCTGGGCGCGCAGATGGACGACATTCTTGGCTACATGGACAAGCTGAACGAGCTGGACACCGCGAGCGTCGAGCCCATGTACACCACCGTCGAACAGCCCGGATTCTTGCGCGAGGACGAAGTCGCCAAGGAATTCGGGCGCGCGCAGATCCTGCTCAACGCACCGGAAAGCGACGGCGAATACTTCATCGTGCCCCGCATCGTCTGA